From Hyphomicrobiales bacterium 4NK60-0047b, the proteins below share one genomic window:
- the rplJ gene encoding 50S ribosomal protein L10 produces MERAQKEELVAALNEKLGDTGVIVVAHYAGLTVSDMTALRSQLREVGGSMQVAKNRLVKLALKDTDAEDLADLFSGPTCIMTSEDPVSAPKIAAKFAKENDKLVLLGGAMGATILDQAGVNSLAALPSLDELRGKLVGLFQAPAGNVARVLNAPGGQLARVMAAKAASE; encoded by the coding sequence GTGGAAAGAGCACAAAAAGAAGAGCTCGTAGCCGCACTTAACGAAAAACTGGGTGATACTGGTGTGATCGTTGTGGCCCACTATGCAGGTCTCACTGTTTCCGATATGACTGCGCTTCGCAGTCAGCTTCGTGAAGTTGGTGGGTCTATGCAAGTGGCGAAGAACCGGCTCGTTAAGCTCGCGCTTAAAGATACAGACGCAGAAGATTTAGCTGATTTATTCAGTGGTCCTACTTGTATTATGACCTCTGAAGACCCAGTTAGTGCGCCAAAAATTGCAGCCAAGTTCGCTAAGGAAAACGACAAGCTCGTTCTTCTGGGCGGGGCTATGGGTGCAACTATTCTGGATCAAGCAGGCGTGAATTCTCTGGCAGCATTACCATCACTTGATGAACTAAGAGGCAAACTTGTTGGCTTGTTCCAAGCACCAGCCGGCAATGTTGCACGAGTTCTAAACGCACCAGGTGGACAACTGGCGCGGGTGATGGCAGCAAAAGCTGCAAGCGAATAG
- the nusG gene encoding transcription termination/antitermination protein NusG produces MAKRWYIVHAYSNFEKKVAEAIRERSVSEGLEDQFDEILVPTEEVIEVRRGRKVASERKFFPGYVLVKMDMTDEAYHLIKDTPKVTGFLGSESKPIPISEKEAQAILHQVKEGVDRPRSTIIYEVGEEVTVLDGPFEGFHGQIEEVDDERQRMKAAVEIFGRATPVELEFNQVKKKVDA; encoded by the coding sequence ATGGCGAAGAGATGGTATATTGTTCACGCATATTCTAATTTTGAGAAGAAGGTAGCTGAGGCTATTCGCGAGCGTTCTGTGAGTGAAGGTCTTGAGGATCAGTTTGATGAGATTCTGGTTCCGACCGAAGAGGTTATTGAAGTGCGTCGTGGTCGTAAGGTTGCGTCTGAGCGTAAGTTTTTTCCAGGCTATGTGCTGGTGAAGATGGATATGACCGATGAGGCGTATCATCTTATCAAGGACACGCCGAAGGTGACAGGCTTTTTAGGGTCTGAGAGTAAGCCGATTCCTATTTCTGAGAAAGAAGCGCAAGCTATTCTTCATCAGGTTAAAGAGGGGGTTGATCGTCCTCGTTCAACAATCATTTATGAGGTTGGTGAGGAAGTTACTGTTCTTGATGGGCCGTTTGAAGGCTTTCATGGGCAAATTGAAGAAGTTGATGATGAGCGCCAACGTATGAAGGCTGCTGTTGAGATTTTTGGTCGGGCGACCCCGGTTGAGTTGGAATTCAATCAAGTTAAGAAAAAAGTCGACGCTTGA
- the rplL gene encoding 50S ribosomal protein L7/L12, which produces MADLDKLVTELSGLTVMEAADLAKRLEEEWGVSAAAPVAVAAAGGDAGGAAEEKTEFDVVLASAGDKKINVIKEVRAITGLGLKEAKELVEGAPKAVKEACSKAEADELKAKLEAAGATVELK; this is translated from the coding sequence ATGGCTGATTTAGATAAACTAGTAACTGAGCTTTCAGGTCTTACAGTAATGGAAGCTGCTGATCTTGCAAAACGTCTTGAAGAAGAGTGGGGCGTTTCTGCTGCTGCTCCTGTAGCTGTTGCAGCTGCGGGCGGCGACGCTGGCGGCGCTGCTGAAGAAAAGACTGAATTTGATGTTGTTCTAGCTTCTGCTGGCGACAAGAAAATTAACGTCATTAAAGAAGTACGTGCAATCACAGGTCTTGGCTTGAAAGAAGCTAAAGAGCTTGTTGAAGGTGCTCCTAAAGCTGTTAAAGAAGCTTGCAGCAAAGCTGAAGCTGATGAGCTTAAAGCTAAGCTTGAAGCAGCTGGTGCAACAGTTGAACTTAAGTAA
- a CDS encoding RNA methyltransferase, with the protein MSQNKKRPTNNKSRKHGQKNKHGKSTNERFNISITEAPIWGIHAVSAALNNPRRKIKKLHLTQNAAQRISESLNAPLPPYEEASPKDITKILGPDPVHQGALLIASPLDETQLNDLKGNDCIAILDQVTDPHNVGAILRSAAAFNVSSLIMTARNSPPLSGTLAKTASGGLESVNIILVSNLSQALDKIGDLGYMRIGFDGQGETTMEQEKRSEGEAIALILGAEEKGMRRLTKEHCDKICKINASGAFASLNVSNAAAIAFHHFQARASKQPNE; encoded by the coding sequence ATGAGCCAAAACAAAAAACGGCCTACAAATAATAAATCTCGAAAGCACGGCCAGAAAAACAAACACGGCAAAAGCACCAATGAGAGGTTTAATATCAGCATTACCGAAGCACCTATTTGGGGCATACATGCTGTTTCGGCGGCTTTAAACAACCCAAGGCGCAAAATTAAAAAATTACACCTCACCCAAAATGCAGCCCAGCGCATAAGTGAAAGCCTAAACGCACCCTTGCCCCCTTATGAAGAAGCGTCACCAAAAGACATTACAAAAATCCTGGGCCCAGACCCAGTGCATCAAGGTGCTTTACTAATCGCCTCTCCTCTTGACGAGACTCAATTAAACGACCTTAAGGGTAACGATTGCATTGCTATACTAGACCAGGTAACAGACCCTCATAACGTAGGTGCAATTCTACGCTCTGCGGCCGCCTTTAATGTCTCTAGCCTCATCATGACAGCTAGAAACAGCCCTCCCCTTTCAGGAACTCTCGCCAAAACAGCTTCTGGCGGACTTGAAAGCGTGAACATCATATTAGTCAGCAATCTATCCCAAGCCCTAGATAAAATCGGCGACCTCGGTTACATGCGCATCGGCTTCGACGGGCAAGGTGAAACAACCATGGAACAAGAAAAAAGAAGCGAAGGTGAAGCAATCGCACTAATATTGGGCGCTGAAGAAAAAGGCATGCGCCGCTTAACAAAAGAACACTGCGATAAAATTTGCAAAATCAATGCTAGTGGGGCCTTCGCCAGCCTCAATGTTTCAAACGCAGCCGCAATCGCATTTCATCACTTTCAAGCACGTGCCTCTAAACAGCCCAACGAATAA
- the rplA gene encoding 50S ribosomal protein L1: protein MAHGKKYKESYAKIDRTKHYSLEEAVKLLKETATAKFDETVEIAMNLGVDPRHADQMVRGVCELPKGSGRTVRVGVFARDAKADEAKAAGADVVGAEDLLEEVLKGNIDFDRCIATPDMMPLVGRLGKVLGPRGMMPNPKVGTVTPNVGEAVKSAKGGAVEFRVEKAGVIHAGIGKASFSEADIAENVRAFVSSVTKAKPTGAKGTFLKQIALSSTMGPGVKVEITSASS from the coding sequence ATGGCGCACGGTAAAAAATATAAAGAAAGCTATGCGAAAATTGATCGCACAAAGCACTATAGCCTTGAAGAAGCTGTGAAGCTTTTAAAAGAAACTGCAACGGCTAAATTTGATGAAACTGTTGAAATTGCTATGAATTTGGGTGTTGACCCTCGCCATGCTGACCAAATGGTTCGCGGCGTATGTGAGCTACCTAAAGGTTCTGGCCGGACAGTTCGTGTTGGTGTGTTTGCGCGCGATGCGAAAGCTGATGAGGCGAAAGCTGCAGGTGCGGATGTTGTTGGCGCTGAGGACCTTCTTGAAGAAGTTTTAAAAGGCAATATCGATTTTGATCGTTGTATTGCGACGCCGGACATGATGCCACTTGTTGGTCGTCTTGGTAAAGTGCTTGGTCCGCGTGGCATGATGCCTAACCCTAAAGTTGGAACAGTGACGCCAAATGTTGGTGAGGCTGTGAAGAGCGCTAAGGGCGGTGCTGTTGAATTTCGCGTTGAAAAAGCTGGTGTTATTCATGCTGGTATAGGTAAAGCAAGTTTTAGCGAAGCTGATATTGCTGAAAATGTACGTGCTTTTGTTAGCTCTGTGACAAAAGCTAAGCCAACTGGTGCTAAAGGTACTTTCTTAAAGCAAATTGCTCTGTCATCGACCATGGGGCCTGGCGTGAAAGTTGAGATTACTTCAGCTTCTTCTTAA
- the secE gene encoding preprotein translocase subunit SecE, with protein sequence MANPFEFIQEVRAEVSKVTWPTQKETVVTTIMVLILVVMAAIFFFAADQVLNVLVQLLIGSGQS encoded by the coding sequence ATGGCAAACCCATTTGAGTTTATTCAAGAAGTTCGTGCTGAGGTGTCTAAAGTCACTTGGCCGACACAAAAGGAAACTGTGGTTACGACAATCATGGTTTTAATACTGGTTGTCATGGCGGCAATCTTTTTCTTTGCAGCGGATCAGGTTTTGAATGTGCTGGTGCAGTTATTAATCGGCTCAGGCCAGTCATAG
- the rplK gene encoding 50S ribosomal protein L11, producing MAKKIEGYLKLQVPAGQANPSPPIGPALGQRGINIMEFCKAFNAASGDAEPGSPIPVSITVFNDKSFTFEMKTPPASFFLKKAAKLKKGGGEPGRAVAGSVTMAQVREIAEKKMVDLNANDIDQAAKIIAGSARSMGLEVKG from the coding sequence ATGGCAAAAAAGATTGAAGGCTATTTAAAGCTGCAAGTGCCTGCTGGTCAGGCTAATCCTTCACCACCTATCGGTCCAGCTTTGGGTCAACGTGGTATTAATATTATGGAATTTTGTAAGGCGTTTAATGCGGCATCTGGTGATGCAGAGCCTGGGTCTCCTATTCCAGTGAGTATTACTGTTTTCAACGATAAGTCTTTTACATTTGAGATGAAAACGCCGCCGGCGTCTTTCTTCTTGAAGAAAGCTGCGAAGCTTAAAAAAGGTGGTGGTGAGCCAGGACGTGCTGTAGCCGGTTCTGTAACTATGGCGCAAGTTCGCGAGATTGCAGAAAAGAAAATGGTTGACCTGAATGCGAATGATATTGATCAGGCTGCTAAGATTATTGCGGGTTCTGCTCGTTCTATGGGCTTGGAAGTGAAGGGTTAA